A section of the Kribbella sp. HUAS MG21 genome encodes:
- a CDS encoding transcriptional regulator has translation MLNTSARLLRLLSLLQSRPLWSGPELAERLGVTSRTIRTDVDRLRQLGYPVEAAPGLTGGYRLGAGAALPPLLLDDDEAVAVAIGLRTAANGGVQGIGETSVRALAKLEQVLPPRLRHRVRAMQSATLAVPATGPTVDADVMIAIAAAIRSGHRLRFDYANHDGRSSSREVEPHRLVVMGRRWYLIAWDPDRDDWRTFRADRITPKIPGGPRFTPRELPEDEITARLQRGVGTATWRYVARVLVHAPAAEIRAKLPLPVEIEELGPDRCQFEVGSDTPQMLTLYLGLLDVDFEVLDAPELSAALTALADRLHRAAGPPGRSDAPGNDQSS, from the coding sequence ATGCTGAACACCTCGGCCCGGCTGCTCCGGTTGCTGTCCCTGCTGCAGTCCCGCCCGCTCTGGAGCGGTCCCGAACTGGCCGAGCGGCTGGGCGTGACCAGCCGGACGATCCGCACCGACGTCGACCGCCTCCGGCAGCTCGGGTATCCGGTGGAGGCCGCGCCCGGACTCACCGGCGGCTACCGGCTTGGCGCGGGCGCCGCCCTGCCGCCGCTGCTGCTGGACGACGACGAGGCGGTCGCTGTCGCGATCGGCCTGCGTACGGCGGCCAACGGCGGCGTGCAGGGCATCGGCGAGACCTCCGTCCGGGCCCTCGCCAAACTGGAGCAGGTCCTCCCGCCGCGGCTCCGGCATCGGGTGCGGGCGATGCAGTCGGCCACGCTCGCCGTACCCGCCACCGGTCCGACGGTCGACGCAGACGTGATGATCGCGATCGCCGCGGCGATCCGTTCCGGGCACCGGCTGCGCTTCGACTACGCGAACCACGACGGGCGGTCGAGCAGCCGTGAGGTCGAGCCGCACCGGCTGGTCGTGATGGGCCGCCGTTGGTACCTGATCGCCTGGGACCCGGACCGCGACGACTGGCGGACGTTCCGCGCCGACCGGATCACGCCGAAGATCCCCGGCGGCCCGCGGTTCACACCGCGCGAGCTGCCGGAGGACGAGATCACCGCCCGGTTGCAGCGCGGCGTCGGTACGGCGACCTGGCGGTACGTCGCCCGCGTGCTGGTGCACGCACCGGCCGCCGAGATCCGCGCCAAGCTGCCGCTGCCGGTGGAGATCGAGGAGCTCGGGCCGGACCGCTGCCAGTTCGAGGTCGGCTCCGACACCCCGCAGATGCTGACGCTCTACCTCGGCCTGCTCGACGTCGACTTCGAGGTCCTGGACGCGCCGGAACTCTCGGCCGCCCTCACCGCCCTCGCCGACCGTCTCCACCGGGCGGCCGGCCCACCGGGCCGATCGGATGCCCCCGGCAACGACCAGTCATCCTGA
- a CDS encoding epoxide hydrolase has translation MTNAQQLRPFLIDIDDADLADLKARLERTRRPAPVPGDTDDWSRGIPGGYLYDLAEYWRTSYDWRKAEQELNRFPQYTTEIDGQVIHFFHVRSPEPDATPLLITHGYPGSAVEFLRLLGPLSDPVAHGGEAADAFHVVVPSLPGFGFSTPLSGAGWELGRTTAAFAELMTRLGYERFAAQGGDIGAGITGHLGATFPDRVIGTHVNSDRGTLALAGEFVPLPDDLDEKDRAVVAEAKAAWQAGRGYLDLQNHTPDTIAAALTDSPVAQLAWIAEKFQLWTDPAKSPEESVDRDQLLTLVSIYWFCRAGASAARFLYESAHSQVGWVAESSVPAGWAVFNSSPAVRRITDPEHRIAHWSDFSEGGHFPAMECGELLVQDVRAFFRTLGR, from the coding sequence ATGACGAACGCACAGCAGCTCCGCCCGTTCCTGATCGACATCGACGACGCCGACCTGGCCGACCTGAAGGCCCGGCTCGAGCGCACCCGCCGGCCGGCTCCGGTGCCGGGCGACACCGACGACTGGAGCCGCGGCATCCCCGGCGGCTACCTGTACGACCTGGCCGAGTACTGGCGGACGTCGTACGACTGGCGGAAGGCGGAGCAGGAGCTCAACCGTTTTCCGCAGTACACGACGGAGATCGACGGCCAAGTGATCCACTTCTTCCACGTCCGGTCGCCCGAGCCGGACGCGACGCCGCTACTGATCACCCACGGCTACCCGGGTTCGGCCGTCGAGTTCCTGCGCTTGCTCGGCCCGCTGTCGGATCCGGTCGCGCACGGCGGCGAGGCGGCCGACGCCTTCCATGTCGTGGTGCCGTCGTTGCCGGGGTTCGGGTTCTCGACCCCGCTGTCCGGCGCGGGCTGGGAGCTGGGCCGGACGACCGCGGCGTTCGCCGAACTGATGACGCGGCTCGGGTACGAGCGGTTCGCGGCGCAGGGTGGCGACATCGGCGCCGGGATCACCGGGCACCTGGGCGCGACCTTCCCCGACCGGGTGATCGGCACGCACGTGAACAGCGACCGGGGCACGCTCGCCCTGGCCGGCGAGTTCGTGCCGCTGCCGGACGACCTCGACGAGAAGGATCGCGCGGTCGTCGCCGAGGCCAAGGCGGCCTGGCAGGCCGGCCGCGGCTACCTGGACCTGCAGAACCACACGCCGGACACCATCGCGGCCGCGCTGACCGACTCGCCGGTCGCGCAGTTGGCGTGGATCGCGGAGAAGTTCCAGCTGTGGACGGACCCGGCCAAGTCGCCCGAGGAGTCGGTGGACCGCGACCAGTTGCTGACGCTGGTCAGCATCTACTGGTTCTGCCGCGCGGGCGCGAGCGCGGCCCGGTTCCTGTACGAGTCGGCGCACTCCCAGGTCGGGTGGGTCGCGGAGTCGTCGGTGCCGGCCGGATGGGCCGTCTTCAACAGCAGCCCGGCCGTCCGCCGGATCACCGATCCGGAGCACCGGATCGCGCACTGGTCGGACTTCAGCGAGGGCGGACACTTCCCCGCGATGGAGTGCGGCGAGTTGCTGGTCCAGGACGTGCGTGCCTTCTTCCGTACGCTTGGCCGATGA
- a CDS encoding winged helix DNA-binding domain-containing protein — MNASIRVLSRRELNRATLQRQQLLRRESGPVAELIERLVGLQAQAPLAAYVALWSRLEGFDPAELSALMTSRQTVRASLLRSTIHLVTVDDCLMMWPLMYPVADRGFRGAFGKQLAGADIDAVVAYGAELLSREPYTRSRLRDVLGERWPDWDANAMAYAVSYLAGTVQVTPRGVWGETGAAALQTIESWLGRAPDTEPSIDALVLRYLAAFGPASVADVQMWSGLTRLREVVDRLRPGLRVYADEDGRELYDVPDGPLPDADTPAPVRFLPEFDNLLLSHADRRRVNPNGRVVPLPPGNGAAMGTVLIDGDYAADWRHHRGADARLQITTHSPVTAAVRAELEAEARALLDLIGSKETPVVVNQVPK; from the coding sequence ATGAACGCATCGATCCGCGTGCTGAGCCGGCGGGAACTGAACCGCGCGACCCTCCAGCGTCAGCAGCTGCTGCGTCGGGAGAGCGGACCGGTCGCCGAGCTGATCGAGCGGCTGGTGGGGCTGCAGGCGCAGGCCCCGCTGGCCGCGTACGTCGCGCTGTGGTCGAGGCTCGAGGGCTTCGACCCGGCCGAGCTCTCCGCGCTGATGACGTCCCGCCAGACGGTGCGCGCTTCGCTGTTGCGGTCCACGATCCATCTCGTCACTGTCGACGACTGCCTGATGATGTGGCCGCTGATGTACCCGGTCGCGGACCGCGGGTTCCGGGGCGCGTTCGGGAAGCAGCTGGCCGGGGCCGACATCGACGCTGTCGTTGCCTATGGCGCGGAACTGCTGAGCCGCGAGCCGTACACCCGGAGCCGGCTGCGCGACGTCCTCGGCGAGCGCTGGCCGGACTGGGACGCGAACGCGATGGCGTACGCCGTCAGCTACCTGGCCGGCACGGTCCAGGTGACCCCGCGCGGTGTCTGGGGCGAGACCGGAGCCGCCGCGCTGCAGACGATCGAGAGCTGGCTCGGCCGGGCGCCGGACACTGAGCCGTCGATCGATGCGCTGGTACTGCGATACCTGGCGGCGTTCGGTCCGGCGAGTGTGGCCGACGTACAGATGTGGTCGGGGTTGACCCGTTTGCGCGAGGTCGTGGACCGGCTCCGGCCCGGGCTGCGCGTGTACGCGGATGAGGACGGGCGGGAGTTGTACGACGTACCGGACGGGCCGCTGCCCGACGCGGACACGCCCGCGCCGGTGCGGTTCCTGCCGGAGTTCGACAACCTGCTGCTGTCGCACGCGGATCGCCGGCGGGTCAATCCGAACGGCCGGGTCGTGCCGCTGCCGCCCGGCAACGGGGCCGCGATGGGCACGGTGCTGATCGACGGCGACTACGCGGCCGACTGGCGTCATCACCGCGGCGCCGACGCGCGGCTTCAGATCACCACCCACAGTCCGGTCACCGCCGCCGTCCGCGCCGAACTCGAGGCCGAGGCCCGCGCCCTCCTCGACCTGATCGGCAGCAAGGAGACACCTGTGGTCGTGAATCAGGTGCCGAAGTAG
- a CDS encoding M15 family metallopeptidase has translation MTNDLPPRPNRAVRTRLLSVIGVVGVGAVLGSLTLWHQQVGDVLGLGADKEPVVSTVSAPAIGAPPATVLVTPTPSRRTTKTPPKTATVPTKQPTKKPTRKATEKPTQVSREESIDGLSPTLKKRLTKAMAAARADGVTLRITSGRRSAAKQQRLLKEAIQRYGSYKAATRWVLPPKYSAHVQGKAVDIGPAAAMAWLDKNGWRYGVCRRYDNEPWHFEALATPGKKCPPREPHAVAKAD, from the coding sequence ATGACGAACGACCTGCCGCCGCGCCCGAACCGCGCGGTGCGGACCCGGTTGCTGTCCGTGATCGGCGTGGTCGGTGTCGGCGCGGTGCTCGGGTCGTTGACGTTGTGGCACCAGCAGGTCGGGGACGTGCTCGGTCTGGGCGCCGACAAGGAGCCGGTGGTGTCGACGGTGAGCGCGCCCGCGATCGGCGCCCCGCCCGCGACGGTGCTGGTCACACCCACGCCGTCCCGCCGTACGACGAAGACGCCGCCGAAGACTGCCACCGTCCCGACGAAGCAGCCGACGAAGAAGCCCACCAGGAAGGCGACCGAGAAGCCGACGCAGGTGTCGCGCGAAGAGAGCATCGACGGGCTCTCGCCGACGCTGAAGAAGCGCCTGACGAAGGCGATGGCGGCCGCGCGGGCCGACGGCGTCACGCTCCGGATCACCTCCGGCCGGCGCAGTGCGGCGAAACAGCAGCGGCTGCTGAAGGAAGCGATCCAGCGCTACGGCTCCTACAAGGCGGCGACCCGCTGGGTGCTGCCGCCGAAGTACTCCGCCCACGTCCAGGGCAAGGCCGTCGACATCGGTCCGGCAGCCGCGATGGCGTGGCTGGACAAGAACGGCTGGCGGTACGGCGTGTGCCGCCGGTACGACAACGAACCCTGGCACTTCGAGGCGCTCGCCACGCCCGGCAAGAAGTGCCCGCCGCGCGAACCGCACGCGGTGGCCAAGGCAGATTGA
- a CDS encoding MmcQ/YjbR family DNA-binding protein gives MVDLTDIRAITADLPRSYEVLVRDQIKFRVGQIVYLAVAPDEQTIGIGFPKEERAAALANEPDKFLPPRPSDERFRWIQVRLAALDHDELRELILDAWAMCVPKKVRDAYFGT, from the coding sequence GTGGTCGATCTCACCGATATCCGCGCCATCACCGCGGACCTCCCGCGCAGCTACGAGGTGCTGGTCCGCGACCAGATCAAGTTCCGCGTCGGCCAGATCGTCTACCTCGCGGTCGCTCCCGACGAGCAGACGATTGGCATCGGTTTCCCGAAGGAGGAGCGCGCCGCCGCGCTGGCCAACGAACCGGACAAGTTCCTCCCGCCCCGCCCCTCCGACGAACGCTTCCGCTGGATCCAGGTCCGCCTGGCCGCCCTCGACCACGACGAACTCCGCGAACTCATCCTCGACGCCTGGGCGATGTGCGTACCGAAGAAGGTCCGCGACGCCTACTTCGGCACCTGA
- a CDS encoding aromatic amino acid lyase, whose amino-acid sequence MIVNDPGDLDPSNPNPIELAPALLDRLAAIRAAALDTLESGRPVYGVTTGMGNLSKTRLTSEEQSRHQRNLLRGRAVGGPPWLPPDEARAVLIGRLRTFLTGDAAVSVELVQQLVALINSPVLPEIPAEGAGSAGEIIPLAHAFASLDPGPKEGIALLAGIPGATGRATLQARRAHRLADHLTAVGAAAIAVIGANRDPYHPAAGRADDVLAEELARLRALAGPEPEPRSLQAPVSFRVAGPVVAHVRRTLQELEAAVQRAFDGVTDSPAYLDGEFVGTAGFHGLELAARCDHLTAALAHAAEVSAARLHRLLDPAVTGLPAQLAREPGPEAGLVAVHKRAVAITHQLRRLTLPTAISTAETSNGQEDVQSFSWEAVGNLGAAIRRVREVTACELLAVRQAFALSERPVPPGLQDLLRAVDAVVPPIDGDRAFGADLTRLVDEVL is encoded by the coding sequence ATGATCGTCAACGACCCGGGGGACCTGGACCCGTCGAACCCGAACCCGATCGAGCTGGCGCCGGCGCTCCTCGACCGCCTCGCCGCGATCCGCGCAGCGGCCCTCGACACACTTGAGTCCGGTCGGCCGGTGTACGGCGTCACCACCGGGATGGGCAACCTCAGCAAGACCCGGCTGACGTCGGAGGAACAGTCCCGCCACCAGCGCAACCTGCTCCGCGGCCGCGCGGTCGGCGGCCCGCCCTGGCTGCCGCCCGATGAGGCCCGCGCCGTTCTCATCGGCCGCCTGCGGACGTTCCTGACCGGTGACGCCGCGGTCTCGGTCGAGCTGGTCCAGCAGTTGGTTGCCCTCATCAACAGTCCGGTGCTGCCGGAGATCCCGGCCGAAGGCGCCGGCTCCGCGGGCGAGATCATCCCGCTCGCCCATGCCTTCGCGTCCTTGGATCCAGGCCCCAAGGAAGGGATCGCGCTGCTGGCCGGCATCCCGGGCGCGACCGGCCGGGCCACGCTACAGGCCAGGCGTGCGCATCGGCTGGCCGATCACCTCACCGCGGTAGGCGCCGCGGCGATCGCGGTCATCGGGGCCAACCGCGATCCGTACCACCCGGCCGCGGGCCGCGCGGACGACGTACTGGCGGAAGAACTCGCGCGACTGCGGGCGCTCGCCGGTCCGGAACCGGAGCCGCGCAGCCTGCAGGCTCCGGTGTCCTTCCGGGTCGCGGGGCCGGTGGTCGCGCATGTACGTCGTACCTTGCAGGAGCTGGAAGCCGCGGTGCAGAGGGCCTTCGACGGCGTGACTGACTCCCCGGCCTACCTGGACGGCGAGTTCGTCGGCACCGCGGGCTTTCACGGTCTCGAGCTGGCGGCGCGCTGCGACCACCTCACGGCCGCGCTGGCCCACGCGGCGGAGGTCTCGGCGGCCCGGCTACATCGGCTGCTGGATCCGGCGGTGACCGGGCTACCGGCGCAGCTCGCACGCGAACCGGGGCCGGAGGCGGGGCTGGTCGCCGTACACAAGCGGGCTGTGGCGATCACGCATCAGCTCCGCCGCCTGACGTTGCCTACGGCAATCAGTACGGCGGAGACGTCCAACGGGCAGGAAGACGTGCAGTCGTTCTCCTGGGAGGCGGTCGGCAACCTCGGTGCGGCGATCCGTCGCGTCCGGGAGGTGACGGCCTGCGAGTTGCTCGCCGTACGGCAGGCCTTCGCGCTCTCCGAACGCCCGGTCCCGCCGGGACTTCAGGACTTGCTGCGGGCGGTCGACGCCGTCGTACCTCCGATCGACGGCGACCGCGCGTTCGGCGCGGATCTGACCAGGCTGGTCGACGAGGTCCTCTAA
- a CDS encoding histidine kinase: MVGIWRRMTHGQQDVLLAAVIGLVWFTTLNLVNGTSLRPHNPAVSVVTGVFLIATVAFVRRIPRTMLVAVSVLYPFLYAAVGTGLAAQLGLTMFGQPEISDAALQSEIHLVPLLVVGYLAASAGVRRFTCLFFTMGSLAGLMIGLPTVVAIVLSQVDRAVLYGERYQSLPRNLATLYSYIDVSLFVFAEALICGMVLLGADARRRRKSLALLEQRNAELVRLRAVEAERAAVAERTRIARDLHDVISHHVSAVVIRAQAADRVADQRPEVLREAIRWIIASGKEALTAMRETVRVLNTASPQVAGDTGSGGGTAPVPELADVARMGERLKAVGIDVTMELPPRQRQLTSATDLTAVRIIQEALTNVMVHAKATAARVTWQSGPQGELLTIDDNGNGGPPPVNVLETARRNESGRGNGLIGMRERATAVGGTLAVAAGPLGGWRVQAWLPPQN; encoded by the coding sequence ATGGTCGGGATCTGGCGGCGGATGACGCACGGGCAGCAGGATGTGCTGCTGGCTGCGGTCATCGGGCTCGTCTGGTTCACCACCCTGAACCTCGTCAACGGCACCTCGCTGCGCCCGCACAACCCCGCCGTCTCGGTGGTCACCGGGGTGTTCCTGATCGCCACGGTCGCCTTCGTCCGGCGGATCCCGCGCACGATGCTCGTCGCCGTCTCGGTGCTGTACCCGTTCCTGTACGCCGCGGTCGGCACCGGCCTGGCGGCGCAGCTCGGGCTGACGATGTTCGGGCAGCCGGAGATCAGCGACGCGGCGCTGCAGTCGGAGATCCACCTGGTGCCGCTGCTCGTCGTCGGCTACCTGGCGGCGTCGGCCGGCGTCCGGCGGTTCACCTGCCTGTTCTTCACGATGGGCAGCCTGGCCGGGCTGATGATCGGCCTCCCGACGGTGGTCGCGATCGTGCTCAGCCAGGTCGACCGCGCGGTCCTGTACGGCGAGCGCTACCAGAGCCTCCCGCGCAACCTGGCGACGCTGTACTCCTACATCGACGTCTCCCTGTTCGTGTTCGCGGAGGCACTGATCTGCGGGATGGTGCTCCTCGGCGCGGACGCCCGCCGCCGCCGCAAGTCGCTGGCCCTGCTCGAGCAGCGCAACGCCGAACTGGTCCGGCTGCGCGCCGTCGAGGCCGAGCGGGCCGCGGTCGCCGAGCGGACCCGGATCGCCCGCGACCTGCACGACGTGATCTCGCACCACGTCAGCGCGGTGGTGATCCGGGCGCAGGCCGCGGACCGGGTCGCCGACCAGCGTCCCGAAGTACTGCGGGAGGCGATCCGCTGGATCATTGCCAGCGGCAAGGAGGCGCTGACCGCGATGCGGGAGACGGTGCGGGTGCTGAACACCGCGTCGCCGCAGGTCGCGGGCGACACCGGTTCGGGCGGCGGCACCGCGCCGGTGCCGGAGCTGGCCGACGTGGCGCGGATGGGCGAGCGGTTGAAGGCGGTCGGGATCGACGTGACGATGGAGCTCCCGCCCCGGCAGCGGCAGCTGACCTCCGCCACCGACCTGACCGCCGTACGGATCATCCAGGAGGCGCTGACCAACGTGATGGTGCACGCGAAGGCCACCGCGGCGCGGGTGACCTGGCAGAGTGGACCGCAGGGCGAGCTGCTGACCATCGACGACAACGGGAACGGCGGCCCGCCACCGGTGAACGTGCTGGAGACCGCGCGCCGCAACGAGAGCGGTCGCGGCAACGGGCTGATCGGGATGCGGGAACGGGCCACGGCGGTCGGCGGCACCCTCGCCGTCGCGGCCGGCCCCTTGGGTGGATGGAGAGTACAGGCATGGCTGCCACCGCAGAACTGA
- a CDS encoding response regulator transcription factor, protein MAATAELNEAPIRILVADDQGVIRMGLAMILDHEPDLTTVAQAENGEEALRLIDQYDPDVVLMDIRMPVMDGLVATERITTANRDTGRARPAVLVLTTFDDEAYVLAAVRAGASGFLLKDTDPDLLVSAVRAVYRGDSLVDPASTRVLLERCMELERQVDGGTATPAPAQPDGRWAGLLAQLSEREREILVWMARGLSNRDLATKLFVSETTVKTHVSSVLSKLGLSSRVQAVVVAYEAGVVRPGEADVRWDS, encoded by the coding sequence ATGGCTGCCACCGCAGAACTGAACGAGGCTCCGATCCGGATCCTGGTCGCCGACGACCAGGGTGTGATCCGGATGGGTCTGGCGATGATCCTGGACCACGAGCCGGACCTGACCACGGTGGCACAGGCCGAGAACGGCGAGGAAGCGCTCCGGCTGATCGACCAGTACGACCCGGACGTCGTGCTGATGGACATCCGGATGCCCGTGATGGACGGGCTGGTCGCCACCGAGCGGATCACGACCGCGAACCGGGATACTGGGCGGGCGCGTCCCGCCGTACTGGTGCTCACCACGTTCGACGACGAGGCGTACGTGCTGGCGGCGGTGCGGGCCGGGGCGTCCGGGTTCCTGTTGAAGGACACCGATCCGGACCTGCTGGTGTCCGCGGTCCGCGCGGTGTACCGCGGCGACTCGCTCGTGGATCCGGCGTCGACGCGGGTGCTGCTCGAGCGCTGCATGGAGCTGGAGCGCCAGGTCGACGGTGGTACGGCGACCCCGGCGCCGGCGCAGCCCGACGGCCGGTGGGCGGGCCTGCTCGCGCAGCTCAGCGAACGGGAGCGCGAGATCCTGGTCTGGATGGCTCGCGGACTCTCGAACCGCGACCTCGCGACGAAGCTGTTCGTCAGCGAGACCACGGTCAAGACCCACGTCAGCTCGGTGCTGTCGAAGCTCGGCCTCTCCAGCCGGGTCCAGGCGGTCGTCGTCGCCTACGAGGCCGGCGTCGTCCGGCCGGGCGAGGCCGACGTGCGCTGGGATTCCTAG
- a CDS encoding alpha/beta hydrolase-fold protein, with the protein MPAVVSAVEGAEVVFRLGDAAHAFTGVRLWQELGLPSEMLEFKPVDYGWELRLPRPSVHRMEYLFDIADLGMRTDPTNPRVVGGAFGDHSWLPLPGYVEPAWLAVPPIASTVSALTVESPVGPVEVQVWAPDGIAPAFELPLLLAHDGPEFAAYAGLTRYAGAMIASGALPPFRLALIRPTARNLWYAANPEYAAALTQNVVPAVRTQYRSRRPVLMGASLGALAALHAEWRFPNTFSGLFLQSGSFFTPQTDPQESRFEYFAEVTGFVEQVLTATEAPSRPPIAMTAGATEENVHNNRVLAARLAELGLDVTLDETPDMHNFTAWRDVLDPDLTELLRQTWGGADGTGTGRVGGAGA; encoded by the coding sequence ATGCCTGCTGTGGTGAGCGCGGTCGAAGGGGCCGAGGTGGTGTTCCGCCTCGGTGACGCCGCGCATGCGTTCACCGGGGTCCGGCTGTGGCAGGAGCTCGGGCTGCCGTCGGAGATGCTCGAGTTCAAGCCGGTCGACTATGGCTGGGAGCTGCGGCTGCCGCGGCCGTCGGTGCACCGGATGGAGTACCTGTTCGACATCGCCGACCTCGGGATGCGGACCGATCCGACGAACCCGCGCGTCGTCGGCGGCGCGTTCGGCGACCACTCGTGGCTGCCGTTGCCCGGGTACGTCGAGCCGGCCTGGCTCGCCGTACCGCCGATCGCGTCCACGGTGTCGGCACTCACCGTGGAGTCTCCGGTCGGGCCGGTCGAGGTCCAGGTGTGGGCACCGGACGGGATTGCGCCGGCGTTCGAGCTGCCGTTGCTGCTGGCGCACGACGGGCCCGAGTTCGCGGCGTACGCCGGTCTGACCCGGTACGCCGGGGCGATGATCGCGTCCGGCGCGCTGCCGCCGTTCCGGCTCGCGCTGATCCGGCCGACGGCGCGCAACCTCTGGTACGCGGCGAATCCGGAGTACGCCGCCGCTCTGACGCAGAACGTCGTACCGGCCGTGCGGACGCAGTACCGGAGCCGGCGGCCCGTGCTGATGGGGGCGAGCCTGGGCGCGCTCGCGGCGCTGCACGCGGAATGGCGGTTTCCGAACACGTTTTCCGGGCTGTTCCTGCAGTCCGGGTCGTTCTTCACACCGCAGACGGATCCGCAGGAATCACGGTTCGAGTACTTCGCCGAGGTCACCGGGTTCGTCGAGCAGGTGCTGACGGCAACCGAGGCGCCGAGCCGGCCGCCGATCGCGATGACCGCGGGGGCGACCGAGGAAAACGTGCACAACAACCGGGTCCTGGCCGCCCGGCTGGCCGAACTCGGGCTGGACGTGACGCTCGACGAAACTCCCGACATGCACAACTTCACAGCCTGGCGCGATGTGCTGGATCCTGATCTGACGGAGCTACTGCGACAGACCTGGGGTGGGGCTGATGGAACGGGAACAGGTCGAGTTGGAGGCGCCGGGGCTTGA
- a CDS encoding DUF6528 family protein, whose translation MVSRSARTALLGTAATAVAALAATVGVPTGAGADADSTAGVDGRDSTEQIVVTEQATDQILVLNSDRDSWQNTKIAWSWRPTAQDGLGDLVDNWGAPDEAKLRHRNGQAYLLTTDSWGLAAVVPYPQKGPAYWAADVERKNNPHSIELLPDGNVAVVASHGNWLRLYTASQGQRSTTYVEFTLADGHGVYWDADTGLLWALGGHDLVSLKVGGTPAAPTLTEVKRVELPTLHGHDLQPVARDKDRFWITTGSQVYQYSKSRNVFLQDYVDRERINVAGVKSVGDEAKSGQILTSVVQTKNLCTWCTDTPTLTFRRDQLTLHGSQIYKARWWVDPTQR comes from the coding sequence ATGGTCTCCAGATCCGCCCGAACCGCACTGCTGGGAACTGCGGCGACCGCCGTGGCCGCACTTGCGGCGACTGTCGGTGTGCCGACGGGAGCCGGCGCCGACGCCGACAGCACCGCCGGCGTCGACGGCCGGGACAGCACCGAACAGATCGTCGTCACCGAGCAGGCCACCGACCAGATCCTCGTCCTGAACTCCGACCGGGACAGCTGGCAGAACACCAAGATCGCCTGGAGCTGGCGGCCCACCGCGCAGGACGGGCTCGGCGACCTCGTCGACAACTGGGGCGCCCCGGACGAGGCCAAGCTGCGGCACCGCAACGGGCAGGCCTACCTGCTGACCACGGACTCGTGGGGCCTCGCGGCGGTGGTGCCGTACCCGCAGAAGGGGCCGGCGTACTGGGCCGCCGATGTCGAGCGGAAGAACAACCCGCACAGCATCGAGCTGCTGCCGGACGGGAACGTCGCGGTCGTGGCGAGCCACGGCAACTGGCTGCGGCTCTACACCGCGTCGCAGGGCCAGCGGTCCACGACGTACGTCGAGTTCACGCTCGCCGACGGGCACGGCGTGTACTGGGACGCGGACACCGGCCTGCTGTGGGCGCTCGGCGGGCACGACCTGGTCTCGCTCAAGGTCGGCGGTACGCCGGCCGCGCCGACGCTGACCGAGGTCAAGCGGGTCGAGCTGCCGACCCTGCACGGTCACGACCTCCAGCCGGTCGCGCGGGACAAGGACCGGTTCTGGATCACTACCGGGTCGCAGGTGTACCAGTACTCGAAGTCCCGCAACGTGTTCCTGCAGGACTACGTCGACCGCGAGCGGATCAACGTCGCCGGCGTCAAGAGCGTCGGCGACGAGGCCAAGTCCGGGCAGATCCTGACCTCGGTCGTGCAGACCAAGAACCTGTGCACCTGGTGCACCGACACCCCGACCCTGACCTTCCGCCGCGACCAGCTGACGCTGCACGGCTCGCAGATCTACAAGGCCCGCTGGTGGGTCGACCCGACGCAGCGCTGA
- a CDS encoding pilus assembly protein CpaE, which translates to MITIEQAGRLRKAGVLWTPAAGDRFVVPDRDMDEDVFVVSDMTVEVHDYQGSKVIGFNGTTEWALDSIEQREVIWLPREEQLRALLGPHFRSLESTADGYRVTLTDSTYTSDDAEQAYADAVLHLLGA; encoded by the coding sequence GTGATCACGATCGAGCAGGCCGGACGACTGCGCAAGGCCGGGGTGCTGTGGACGCCCGCGGCCGGGGATCGTTTCGTCGTACCGGACCGGGACATGGACGAGGACGTGTTCGTGGTGAGCGACATGACCGTCGAGGTGCACGACTACCAGGGCAGCAAGGTGATCGGCTTCAACGGCACCACCGAATGGGCCCTCGACAGCATCGAGCAGCGCGAGGTGATCTGGCTCCCGCGCGAGGAGCAGCTCCGCGCCCTCCTCGGCCCGCACTTCCGGTCCCTGGAGTCGACGGCCGACGGCTACCGCGTCACCCTCACCGACAGCACCTACACCTCGGACGACGCCGAGCAGGCGTACGCCGACGCAGTACTGCATCTCCTCGGCGCTTAG